From Candidatus Methanosuratincola sp., one genomic window encodes:
- a CDS encoding TldD/PmbA family protein, with protein sequence MKERLFEVGERVNRGFISMGADQAIVIPAYVERLMVRFSNNKTTVVQNWSLMAIDALAVFGKKKVITRLENLSEDGIRRGLERAVRSAPMVSDPETITDVEGTKFPDRHAAQTIEPERVNDCINSCIGAAIREGGERSAGIFNAEVRKSAILTSQGGEGYDERAAFELNVRAFAGDGSGQGLTCATDMRNLDAEGAGRQAGRIAKMSKDSIQWEGGTYDVILGPIIFANFMERVGEASSAFSVEAGVSFLAGKVGEKVASEMLTVEDDGSDPEGINSRTFDDEGVPVRKTTIIKGGRLVTYLHNKSTAKRFGTLSTGNAGWVAPSPWNLKVSAGDLRMDEMISGMSRGVYVVSNWYTRFQNYATGDFSTICRDGTFLIERGEVKGALRGVRISDNMPRILGAIRQASSERSWVHWWEVRTPTLVPAVLVSGVTLTKAQCS encoded by the coding sequence ATGAAGGAAAGGCTCTTCGAGGTCGGAGAGAGGGTGAACAGGGGATTCATCTCAATGGGAGCGGATCAAGCAATAGTAATCCCCGCTTACGTTGAGAGGCTCATGGTCAGGTTCTCGAACAACAAGACCACAGTAGTCCAGAACTGGAGTCTGATGGCTATCGACGCTCTGGCGGTCTTTGGAAAGAAGAAGGTCATCACCCGGCTGGAGAACCTCTCTGAGGACGGCATAAGGAGGGGGCTGGAACGGGCAGTAAGGAGCGCCCCTATGGTTTCAGACCCTGAAACGATCACTGATGTCGAAGGGACGAAATTCCCGGACAGGCACGCCGCACAGACGATAGAGCCCGAAAGGGTCAATGACTGCATCAACAGCTGCATAGGGGCCGCAATAAGAGAGGGCGGGGAGAGGAGCGCAGGGATCTTCAATGCAGAGGTAAGAAAATCAGCCATTCTCACGAGCCAAGGAGGAGAGGGCTACGACGAGAGGGCTGCATTTGAGTTGAACGTGAGGGCTTTTGCAGGGGACGGATCAGGACAGGGGTTGACATGCGCTACCGATATGCGGAATCTCGATGCGGAAGGCGCGGGGAGGCAGGCAGGAAGGATCGCAAAGATGTCTAAGGACAGCATCCAATGGGAGGGGGGGACTTACGATGTCATTCTAGGCCCCATAATATTCGCGAACTTTATGGAGAGGGTCGGCGAAGCGAGCTCGGCATTCAGCGTCGAGGCAGGCGTGTCATTCCTTGCAGGTAAGGTCGGAGAGAAGGTCGCATCCGAGATGCTGACCGTAGAGGATGACGGTTCAGACCCCGAGGGGATCAACTCGAGAACCTTCGACGACGAAGGGGTGCCCGTGCGGAAAACGACCATAATTAAAGGTGGAAGGCTGGTCACATACCTTCATAACAAGTCAACGGCGAAAAGGTTTGGAACCCTCAGCACGGGGAATGCGGGATGGGTAGCCCCATCGCCTTGGAATTTGAAGGTTTCTGCAGGAGACTTGAGGATGGATGAGATGATCAGCGGGATGAGCAGAGGTGTCTACGTGGTCAGCAACTGGTACACCAGATTCCAGAACTATGCGACGGGCGACTTCTCGACAATATGCAGGGACGGGACTTTCCTAATCGAGAGGGGAGAAGTCAAGGGTGCCCTAAGGGGGGTCAGGATAAGCGACAATATGCCCCGCATCCTCGGGGCTATCAGGCAGGCAAGCTCAGAGCGGAGCTGGGTACACTGGTGGGAGGTGCGGACGCCGACCCTGGTTCCGGCAGTCCTGGTGTCAGGAGTTACGCTTACCAAGGCACAGTGCAGTTGA
- the mvk gene encoding mevalonate kinase, whose translation MRVTVSVPGKVSLFGEHAVVYGEPALVAAIGKRLTVSVEGRSDRLIKIAAMDLQLPGVVLTFNEESPRLIVETDYGKIVDAVGYVRKAIEVVSERLGRKSGVNVTIRSEMPVGAGLGTSAAVAVGTVAAYSLFMGEELSLGEIARLAHQTERAVQGLASPMDTSVATYGGILYIRPSLQQTVEKLPMACALPLVVGYSEREFRTSELVKRVNALKEAYPDIVSPTIRSIGRISERARDALASGDLESLGRLMNINHGLLDSLGVSSKSLNDMVYSARFAGAIGSKMTGAGGGGCVIALCPNKEVEVSTAMRIVGGLPFRAVVSDQGLKVESIDP comes from the coding sequence ATGCGGGTCACGGTTTCAGTCCCAGGAAAAGTCTCCCTCTTCGGAGAGCACGCCGTTGTCTATGGAGAACCTGCCCTGGTCGCCGCAATAGGGAAGCGGCTCACCGTTTCGGTCGAGGGACGATCGGACAGGCTCATAAAGATAGCTGCCATGGACCTCCAGCTCCCCGGGGTCGTGCTCACGTTCAACGAGGAGAGCCCTAGGCTGATCGTCGAGACTGATTACGGAAAGATAGTCGATGCTGTGGGCTACGTGAGGAAGGCCATAGAGGTCGTCTCCGAACGCCTCGGAAGGAAGAGCGGCGTAAACGTCACAATAAGGTCAGAGATGCCCGTGGGTGCTGGCCTCGGGACTTCGGCAGCAGTGGCGGTGGGCACGGTCGCCGCCTACTCGCTTTTCATGGGGGAAGAGCTATCTCTAGGCGAGATCGCAAGACTTGCCCACCAGACAGAGCGTGCGGTTCAAGGTCTGGCCAGCCCGATGGACACGTCCGTCGCGACATACGGCGGGATCCTCTATATCAGGCCATCATTACAGCAGACCGTCGAGAAACTGCCTATGGCCTGCGCCCTGCCATTGGTTGTGGGGTATTCCGAACGTGAGTTCCGGACGTCTGAATTGGTCAAGAGGGTGAATGCGCTAAAGGAGGCATATCCCGATATTGTCTCGCCCACAATACGTAGCATTGGCAGAATCTCCGAGAGGGCTAGGGACGCCTTGGCTTCGGGGGATCTTGAGTCGCTCGGAAGGCTAATGAACATCAACCATGGTCTGCTGGACTCCTTGGGGGTCTCCTCCAAATCTCTCAACGACATGGTGTATTCTGCAAGATTCGCTGGCGCAATCGGATCGAAGATGACCGGGGCAGGTGGCGGTGGCTGCGTGATCGCGCTCTGCCCAAATAAAGAGGTTGAGGTATCGACGGCTATGCGCATAGTCGGTGGTCTTCCTTTCAGGGCAGTGGTCTCCGACCAGGGCCTCAAAGTCGAGTCTATCGACCCCTAG
- a CDS encoding YkgJ family cysteine cluster protein, producing MLIPEIGMLVAQKLPYHTCMRCGGCCTGKLIPLYEKDLVRLAGFKGFYLSTSSLEREVTGAKYKMKMVNSKCTFLDGTTCKVYDRRPDTCRRHPFIVTEKRSLVSANCPGVDWSRESDDLPYYKSLSSGISAALDRFIEARFNSRGR from the coding sequence ATGCTGATCCCTGAAATAGGTATGCTCGTCGCTCAAAAGTTGCCGTACCATACCTGCATGAGGTGCGGAGGATGCTGCACCGGCAAGCTTATTCCACTTTATGAAAAGGATTTAGTTAGGCTGGCTGGTTTCAAAGGGTTTTACCTTTCGACAAGCAGCTTGGAAAGGGAAGTGACAGGGGCAAAATACAAGATGAAGATGGTAAACTCGAAGTGCACGTTCTTGGACGGCACAACTTGCAAAGTCTATGACAGAAGGCCAGACACCTGCAGGAGGCACCCGTTCATTGTGACCGAAAAAAGGAGCCTAGTCTCCGCAAATTGCCCGGGAGTCGACTGGTCAAGGGAGAGCGACGACCTTCCATACTACAAGAGCCTATCTTCGGGGATAAGTGCAGCACTGGATCGTTTCATTGAGGCAAGGTTCAACTCTAGGGGTCGATAG
- a CDS encoding DUF4430 domain-containing protein — protein sequence MATNTWTLISGVLLIWAIGASVGLAYYYQESQNQQVIINNYESVIDNVAIKVNLGFDYGNGTTVWKNGTYVPIGYTLLNGTLKVAQVNYSVYPYGVWVNGINGVFENVAENTYWVYYVWSNNDWEMGPVGADQYVLKNGESVKWILTKF from the coding sequence ATGGCAACCAACACTTGGACCTTAATTTCAGGGGTACTTCTGATATGGGCCATAGGAGCTTCTGTCGGACTGGCTTACTACTACCAGGAGTCCCAGAACCAGCAAGTCATCATCAACAACTACGAATCAGTGATAGATAATGTAGCAATAAAGGTCAATCTAGGTTTTGACTATGGGAACGGCACTACCGTCTGGAAGAATGGTACATACGTTCCAATTGGGTATACCCTGCTGAACGGTACACTCAAAGTGGCGCAGGTAAATTACTCTGTGTATCCATATGGCGTCTGGGTGAATGGGATCAACGGTGTCTTCGAGAACGTCGCTGAGAATACCTACTGGGTTTACTACGTTTGGTCAAACAATGATTGGGAGATGGGCCCTGTAGGCGCTGACCAGTACGTCCTCAAGAACGGTGAGTCAGTCAAGTGGATCTTGACGAAGTTCTAG
- a CDS encoding ECF transporter S component yields MLRNNGKLSRTQKITYTSLLIALAASLRLVKYALFGPVQFINFPGIFTVLGGIFFGPVTGGTVGIASYVISDIIIGSPGPWTVVNSLMMGAVGFGFGLLFNGRDKSKISKTGLLIGCYMIMFAFDVVTSWVLLVLIGWDVSYALLIGLLGLFIPTPASGGWMVAVGPITEFTTASVVAMLVQLLAKNRSK; encoded by the coding sequence ATGCTAAGGAACAACGGCAAGCTCTCGAGGACGCAGAAGATAACCTACACGAGTCTTTTGATAGCATTGGCGGCGTCGTTGAGGCTTGTAAAGTATGCCCTATTCGGACCAGTACAGTTCATCAACTTCCCCGGCATCTTCACCGTACTGGGCGGAATATTCTTCGGTCCAGTAACAGGCGGTACGGTTGGGATAGCATCCTATGTGATATCAGACATAATAATAGGGTCGCCCGGGCCTTGGACTGTCGTTAACTCCCTGATGATGGGGGCTGTCGGGTTTGGATTTGGGCTCTTGTTCAACGGAAGGGACAAAAGCAAAATCTCTAAGACCGGCCTGCTCATCGGTTGCTACATGATCATGTTCGCATTCGACGTAGTGACGTCCTGGGTCCTTCTCGTGCTAATTGGCTGGGACGTCAGCTATGCGCTACTGATCGGCCTGCTAGGGCTTTTCATACCGACGCCGGCATCAGGAGGGTGGATGGTGGCTGTCGGGCCCATAACCGAATTCACGACAGCTTCCGTCGTAGCGATGCTTGTGCAGTTGCTCGCAAAAAACAGGTCGAAGTGA
- a CDS encoding Mrp/NBP35 family ATP-binding protein — protein MARVVAQEAVFDVLRKVVDPEIDIDIVTLGMVKSVNVEGDSVSVTIALTSESCPLVERIKNDVRSALEGIEGVSSVSVETVVMNEEERSALIEKLKEKRKTLPMPGKLPKHGIKRILAILSGKGGVGKSSVTSMIAVGMQRRGLRVGILDADITGPSIPKIFGVNEMPFVLEGKIIPATSSKGIKIISMNLLLGKEETPVIWRGPLVSTAIKQFYTDVDWGELDYLLVDLPPGTSDAQLTVLQLLPVDGIVVVTSPQELAGVIVAKAVQMSKMLAVPILGVLENMSYVQCPKCGEIIRLFGDSRGKLMADHINTRFLGSLPIDPSLSEACDRGKIEDYDNKVFEEVVEKLVS, from the coding sequence GTGGCTAGAGTGGTCGCTCAGGAAGCAGTTTTTGATGTTCTCCGCAAGGTCGTTGACCCGGAGATCGATATTGACATTGTCACCCTCGGGATGGTGAAAAGCGTAAACGTGGAAGGGGACAGTGTGTCAGTCACTATAGCATTGACCTCTGAATCTTGCCCTTTAGTGGAAAGGATCAAGAACGATGTGAGATCCGCGCTTGAAGGCATTGAAGGGGTCTCATCGGTCTCTGTCGAAACTGTTGTTATGAACGAGGAGGAGCGGTCGGCTCTGATCGAGAAGCTAAAGGAGAAGCGGAAGACTCTACCGATGCCGGGCAAACTACCGAAGCATGGGATCAAGAGGATCCTGGCAATCCTGTCTGGCAAGGGCGGGGTAGGAAAGTCTTCCGTCACCTCCATGATTGCTGTAGGGATGCAGCGGCGCGGACTCAGGGTTGGAATTCTGGATGCAGACATAACGGGCCCAAGCATTCCAAAGATATTCGGCGTCAATGAGATGCCTTTCGTCCTCGAGGGGAAGATCATCCCTGCGACTTCCAGCAAGGGGATCAAGATAATCTCAATGAACCTGCTCCTGGGCAAGGAGGAGACTCCGGTGATCTGGAGAGGGCCTCTGGTGAGCACTGCGATCAAGCAGTTCTATACTGACGTGGACTGGGGCGAGCTCGATTATCTTCTTGTCGATCTCCCGCCCGGGACCAGTGACGCCCAGCTGACTGTGCTGCAGCTCCTTCCCGTCGACGGCATCGTGGTCGTAACCTCGCCGCAGGAGCTCGCTGGAGTAATCGTTGCAAAGGCGGTCCAGATGTCTAAGATGCTGGCAGTCCCAATACTCGGGGTCCTTGAGAACATGAGCTATGTCCAGTGCCCCAAGTGCGGTGAGATAATCCGGCTCTTTGGGGACAGCAGGGGTAAATTGATGGCCGATCACATCAACACCCGGTTCCTCGGTTCGTTGCCCATCGATCCCTCGCTTTCCGAAGCCTGCGACAGGGGAAAGATTGAGGATTATGACAACAAGGTGTTCGAGGAGGTCGTGGAAAAGCTCGTCTCCTGA
- a CDS encoding GNAT family N-acetyltransferase, which produces MYLAENSTQEVKTPEIRIVPPLSRDVDSIAGILKASFPGEASYYKIKSWHCEAKRIIRCDKGWICLVARRERQIVGVIAARCLKTVVPTVRIEWLAVLPSERGMGIGTRLIEELIGIADVSFKEPQVRITLRARGERQDFYRRLGFRCYGRGWMKMRLKH; this is translated from the coding sequence ATGTACCTTGCCGAGAACAGCACACAGGAAGTCAAGACTCCCGAGATCAGAATAGTCCCTCCGCTTTCAAGGGACGTCGATTCGATAGCCGGCATACTGAAGGCATCCTTTCCTGGAGAGGCCTCCTACTACAAGATCAAGAGCTGGCATTGCGAGGCGAAGAGGATCATCAGGTGCGACAAGGGATGGATATGCCTCGTGGCAAGGAGGGAGAGGCAAATCGTCGGGGTGATCGCGGCACGTTGCCTGAAAACAGTAGTGCCTACAGTTAGGATTGAGTGGCTGGCTGTGCTGCCCAGTGAGCGGGGGATGGGTATCGGCACGAGGCTGATAGAGGAACTTATAGGCATCGCGGATGTGAGCTTCAAAGAGCCACAGGTAAGGATCACCCTTCGTGCAAGGGGCGAAAGGCAGGACTTCTACCGGAGGCTCGGCTTCCGGTGCTACGGGCGCGGCTGGATGAAGATGAGGCTGAAGCATTGA
- a CDS encoding MFS transporter, which yields MERKEKLLLGISSNILLLGVVSFFTDISTELIMAVLPTFLVIRLGATPEIIGTIEGIAESMTSFLKLISGAIADRTGKKKRLTVIGYTLSNITKPIMGFAASWSDVLALRIGDRIGKGLRTAPRDAMIADSSDSRIGRSFGIHRTLDQLGAIAGPLLAFILLIPMGYEGIFLFTAIPGAIAIAILVLFVKEPPPRTKPNKAILKNARAIMNKSFSMYIVSATFYAASAISYAFILLRAIEVGIPVEVTALVYALIQLFHVLSGVPAGEISDRFGRIRAVQIGYLLLLTSFVTIAFSSEPWTFLLGVILFGMHQGTVETSQRAVIPSLTKEEFKGTAYGIYNMAIGAVTLPTNIAAGFIYASFGSQYAFVYGSTLALIASLAMALTQRTLRRKAE from the coding sequence ATGGAGCGAAAAGAGAAGCTCTTGCTAGGGATTTCCTCGAACATACTGCTGCTCGGTGTGGTCAGCTTCTTCACCGACATCAGCACAGAGCTGATAATGGCAGTTCTCCCAACATTCCTCGTGATTAGGCTAGGCGCAACACCAGAGATTATTGGTACAATCGAGGGGATTGCAGAGAGCATGACCTCTTTCCTAAAGCTTATCTCAGGCGCAATTGCGGACAGAACCGGGAAAAAGAAGAGGCTTACGGTCATTGGATATACCCTCTCGAACATCACAAAGCCTATCATGGGGTTTGCCGCAAGCTGGTCTGATGTCCTCGCCCTCAGGATAGGGGACCGTATCGGGAAGGGTCTGAGAACAGCGCCCAGGGATGCAATGATAGCGGACTCCTCCGACAGCAGGATAGGCAGGTCTTTCGGGATCCATAGGACGCTAGACCAACTCGGTGCGATAGCAGGGCCTCTGCTTGCCTTTATTCTATTGATCCCAATGGGTTACGAAGGGATCTTCCTCTTCACGGCGATACCAGGGGCAATAGCAATAGCGATACTAGTGCTCTTTGTGAAGGAGCCGCCCCCGAGGACAAAACCAAACAAGGCAATACTGAAGAACGCGAGGGCGATAATGAACAAGAGCTTTTCAATGTACATAGTCTCAGCGACTTTCTATGCAGCCTCGGCAATAAGCTATGCATTCATCCTGCTCAGGGCGATAGAAGTGGGGATACCAGTCGAGGTGACTGCCCTGGTCTATGCACTCATCCAGCTATTCCATGTCTTGTCAGGAGTCCCTGCAGGCGAGATCTCGGACAGGTTTGGGCGGATAAGGGCCGTGCAGATAGGGTATCTGCTGCTCCTGACTTCGTTTGTGACGATCGCATTTTCCTCGGAGCCCTGGACGTTCCTACTTGGGGTGATCCTTTTCGGCATGCACCAGGGGACTGTAGAGACCTCACAGCGGGCAGTAATACCGAGCCTGACAAAGGAAGAATTCAAGGGTACGGCTTACGGCATCTATAACATGGCTATCGGTGCAGTGACTCTGCCAACCAACATAGCTGCAGGTTTCATATACGCATCCTTCGGCAGCCAATACGCCTTCGTATACGGATCGACACTCGCCCTCATTGCATCACTGGCAATGGCTCTGACCCAAAGGACGCTGAGGCGCAAAGCGGAGTAG
- the purB gene encoding adenylosuccinate lyase: protein MPICPIDIGRYGSKEMKALFEEESKLQRYLDVEAALALSLAELGEIPKESADRISRVATASLVTPEKVKIREEKTRHDLMAMVEVLSEECGEDGKYVHWGATSYDIVDTSWALIMRDASGILKKKLGRLRDVLCALAHEHKNLVMVGRTHGQHAVPVTLGFKMAVFAAEAARNLQRLQELEKRLLVGKLSGAVGTMASQGEKAFEVERKVMDKLGLKPAEISTQVICRDRIAEFVSWSAITASSLDRIATEIRNLQRTEILEVAEGFEASTQVGSSTMPHKQNPVDCEKVSGLAKVMRGLVVPALENIPLWHERDLTDSSSERFIIPFAFIILDEMLMTMERVLRNLRVFPENMRRNLGLTRGAILSEAVMMALARKGMGRQAAHAVLRNASIRAFNEGKGLKDVLIEMHEVTSLLTAKEIEEILKPENYLGKAPELVERAVSAAMQVKI, encoded by the coding sequence ATGCCGATTTGCCCTATCGACATCGGAAGGTACGGAAGTAAAGAGATGAAGGCGCTCTTTGAGGAAGAATCGAAACTTCAGAGGTATCTCGACGTTGAAGCCGCCCTTGCTTTATCCCTTGCAGAATTAGGCGAAATACCAAAAGAAAGTGCAGACAGGATTAGCAGGGTTGCCACGGCGAGCTTAGTCACACCTGAGAAGGTAAAGATCAGAGAGGAAAAAACCAGGCACGATCTGATGGCGATGGTGGAGGTCCTCTCCGAAGAGTGCGGCGAGGACGGCAAGTACGTGCACTGGGGAGCCACCAGCTATGACATCGTGGACACTAGCTGGGCGCTGATAATGCGCGATGCCTCGGGCATATTGAAAAAGAAGCTCGGGCGCCTGAGAGATGTGCTTTGCGCTCTGGCGCATGAACACAAGAACTTGGTCATGGTAGGGAGGACGCACGGGCAGCACGCGGTGCCAGTCACACTGGGATTCAAGATGGCAGTATTCGCAGCGGAGGCGGCCAGGAACCTCCAGAGGCTGCAGGAGCTCGAGAAGAGGCTCCTGGTCGGGAAGCTGAGCGGCGCTGTCGGCACGATGGCGAGCCAAGGCGAGAAGGCTTTCGAGGTGGAGAGGAAGGTGATGGATAAGCTCGGTCTGAAGCCAGCGGAGATCTCCACACAGGTGATATGCAGGGACAGGATAGCAGAGTTTGTCTCCTGGAGCGCAATCACGGCGTCCAGCCTGGACAGGATCGCGACCGAGATCAGGAATCTCCAGAGGACCGAAATACTCGAGGTCGCGGAGGGGTTCGAAGCAAGCACCCAAGTGGGGAGCAGCACGATGCCGCACAAGCAAAACCCAGTCGACTGCGAGAAGGTTTCGGGTTTAGCCAAGGTAATGAGGGGGCTTGTCGTTCCGGCGCTCGAGAACATCCCCCTTTGGCACGAGAGGGACCTTACAGACTCAAGCAGTGAGAGGTTCATTATCCCATTCGCATTCATAATACTCGATGAGATGCTGATGACGATGGAGAGAGTCTTGAGAAACCTGCGCGTCTTCCCCGAGAACATGAGGAGGAACTTGGGCTTGACGAGGGGGGCGATACTTAGCGAAGCGGTGATGATGGCACTAGCGAGAAAGGGGATGGGCAGACAGGCAGCACACGCTGTCTTGAGAAATGCATCGATCAGGGCATTCAATGAAGGGAAGGGACTGAAGGACGTGCTGATTGAGATGCACGAGGTAACGAGTTTGCTCACAGCAAAGGAAATCGAAGAAATACTCAAGCCGGAGAACTATTTAGGGAAGGCCCCAGAGCTGGTTGAAAGGGCAGTATCTGCCGCCATGCAGGTCAAAATATAA
- the mtaA gene encoding methylcobamide:CoM methyltransferase MtaA, with amino-acid sequence MVARERVLNVLSDQPADKIPVTCFTQVGIVEAMQKVGAPWPDAHSDPNKMAILGASLNRLVGLEAVRIPFCLTVEAEAIGCKVDMGTINRQPSIRAPAFESPSLAEIDMGFLERGRVPVVLEAIRILKKENIDAPLIVGITGPFTLSGHLVETERLVKMMRTKPTEVENLLDKVTDASVAYVEKIADAGADVITVNEPSAAPELIDPLSFRSTIKPRLQYLARNIKTKKVLHICGASLPIVGDMAECGFDAISIEDKVDIAQAKETIKGGGGTKPGAGFRTGGGFGGGFGGGFGGLRVGAGEPGKAVKIAGNVSTAKTIFTGKPEEVKAEALNALRAGTDLLAPACGIAPGSPLVNIKALVEARDEYRK; translated from the coding sequence ATGGTTGCACGAGAAAGGGTTTTGAATGTTCTTTCCGACCAGCCTGCAGATAAGATCCCTGTCACCTGCTTCACGCAAGTAGGCATTGTTGAAGCAATGCAGAAAGTTGGGGCACCATGGCCCGATGCACATAGTGATCCAAACAAGATGGCAATCCTTGGAGCTTCGCTCAACAGATTGGTAGGTCTTGAGGCGGTTAGGATACCGTTCTGCCTCACGGTCGAGGCAGAAGCAATCGGATGTAAGGTCGACATGGGAACCATAAACAGGCAGCCGTCTATCAGGGCGCCTGCCTTCGAATCCCCCTCACTCGCGGAGATCGACATGGGATTCCTTGAAAGGGGCAGGGTGCCAGTGGTGCTCGAGGCAATCAGGATACTGAAGAAAGAGAACATAGATGCCCCCCTGATAGTCGGAATCACCGGTCCTTTCACACTGAGCGGGCATTTGGTCGAAACAGAGAGGCTTGTCAAGATGATGAGGACGAAACCGACAGAGGTCGAAAACCTGTTGGACAAGGTCACAGACGCCAGCGTTGCATATGTCGAGAAGATCGCTGACGCGGGGGCAGATGTAATCACTGTCAACGAGCCTTCGGCAGCTCCAGAGCTTATTGATCCCCTCTCGTTCAGATCCACTATAAAACCAAGGCTCCAGTATCTTGCAAGAAACATTAAGACAAAGAAGGTACTTCATATCTGCGGCGCTTCTCTCCCCATAGTTGGCGACATGGCAGAGTGCGGCTTCGACGCCATCAGCATCGAGGACAAGGTCGACATTGCGCAGGCAAAGGAGACGATCAAGGGAGGGGGCGGCACGAAACCAGGAGCAGGCTTCAGAACCGGTGGAGGGTTCGGTGGAGGGTTCGGTGGAGGGTTCGGTGGACTCAGAGTTGGAGCCGGTGAGCCGGGCAAGGCAGTGAAGATAGCAGGCAATGTCTCGACGGCAAAGACGATTTTCACAGGCAAGCCAGAAGAGGTCAAAGCAGAGGCCCTCAATGCACTAAGAGCTGGAACGGACTTGCTAGCGCCTGCTTGCGGCATTGCACCAGGCAGCCCGTTGGTAAACATAAAGGCGCTCGTAGAGGCGAGGGACGAATATAGAAAATAA
- a CDS encoding GTP-binding protein: MAQVSGFLGSGKTSSIIRMAIEAQKRGLKSAVIVNEIGDVDVDGEFVKSSGLKAKRILGGCICCSLGADLVSTIKVVVEEFKPDVIFVEPTGVALPSQVKRFFVQASYLVPGLEFSPTVALVDGVRFRTLLAEFKDFLTKQARDAEILALTKIDRIDKKFDLPLIMSALSEMRPGTMVVGISSVTGEGIPDLLASILGERIELKSAANPAQEDSVAASRVGNADFYGILRSDRYLDGETIRSFVSEVMESMGRKCIDKTGRILGHIKAFGETDGSAFKASMVDLAAGVEFSGKLPKSWKELKLSLFMALEGFESEEMRLYLKEIIRGKSEKYGIHVEELHHHH; the protein is encoded by the coding sequence TTGGCACAAGTCTCAGGCTTCTTGGGGAGCGGCAAGACGAGCTCAATAATAAGGATGGCAATCGAGGCACAAAAGAGAGGACTGAAGTCTGCAGTTATCGTTAACGAGATTGGCGATGTGGATGTCGATGGGGAGTTCGTAAAGAGCTCTGGACTAAAAGCCAAGAGGATTCTGGGAGGTTGCATCTGCTGCAGCCTAGGCGCGGACTTGGTTTCCACAATAAAGGTAGTGGTCGAGGAGTTCAAGCCTGATGTCATTTTCGTTGAGCCAACTGGTGTGGCCCTCCCATCGCAGGTGAAGCGATTTTTTGTGCAGGCATCTTACCTTGTACCTGGTCTAGAGTTCTCACCTACTGTCGCATTAGTCGATGGGGTAAGATTCCGCACACTGCTCGCTGAGTTCAAGGACTTTCTGACGAAGCAGGCGCGTGATGCAGAGATCTTGGCGTTGACAAAGATCGACAGGATTGACAAGAAATTCGACCTTCCTTTGATAATGTCGGCTTTGAGCGAGATGAGACCAGGAACTATGGTCGTTGGAATCTCTTCGGTCACAGGTGAGGGCATACCCGACCTTCTAGCATCAATCCTCGGAGAAAGGATCGAACTGAAGTCCGCGGCGAACCCTGCTCAAGAAGACTCGGTGGCTGCCTCAAGGGTCGGCAACGCCGACTTTTATGGCATCCTCAGATCCGATAGGTATCTTGACGGAGAGACAATACGCTCTTTCGTGTCCGAAGTGATGGAGTCGATGGGAAGAAAATGTATCGACAAAACAGGCAGGATTCTTGGTCATATTAAGGCGTTTGGCGAGACCGATGGAAGCGCCTTCAAGGCGAGCATGGTTGATCTTGCTGCTGGCGTCGAATTCTCTGGCAAACTTCCGAAGTCTTGGAAGGAACTGAAGCTCTCACTTTTCATGGCCCTCGAAGGTTTCGAATCCGAAGAGATGCGTTTATACCTCAAAGAAATTATCAGGGGAAAGAGCGAAAAATATGGTATACATGTCGAAGAGCTCCACCATCACCACTAG